A window of Marinobacter salarius contains these coding sequences:
- a CDS encoding glutathione S-transferase encodes MPRLYSFRRCPYAMRARLGILFAGLTVELREIVLKNKPPQMLAVSPKGTVPVLQLAGGDRSERLVIEESREIVEWALRQSDPKGLLNTDLVSANALIDRNDNEFKHWLDRYKYADRHPELSQLDYQQKGEVFLQALESLLAKNRYLLGSNISIADIGIMPFVRQFAHVDREVFYSLPYPNLQKWLRDWLEHPVFLQAMIKFPSWQEGDDEVVFPLK; translated from the coding sequence CTGCCTCGTTTATATTCTTTCCGTCGTTGTCCTTACGCTATGCGCGCTCGGCTCGGGATCTTGTTTGCTGGACTGACGGTGGAGCTGCGGGAGATCGTGCTAAAAAACAAGCCGCCTCAGATGCTGGCGGTCAGTCCCAAAGGCACGGTTCCTGTTCTGCAGCTGGCAGGAGGTGACCGTTCCGAGAGGCTCGTTATTGAGGAAAGCCGGGAAATCGTCGAATGGGCGTTGCGGCAGAGTGATCCGAAGGGTTTGTTGAACACTGATTTAGTAAGCGCTAATGCCCTGATCGACCGCAACGATAACGAATTCAAACACTGGTTGGATCGTTATAAATACGCGGATCGCCATCCAGAACTCTCCCAGTTGGATTACCAGCAGAAGGGTGAGGTGTTTTTGCAGGCGTTGGAAAGCCTATTAGCCAAGAACCGGTATCTCCTGGGGAGCAACATCAGCATCGCTGATATTGGCATCATGCCCTTTGTACGCCAGTTCGCCCATGTCGATCGGGAGGTGTTTTACAGTCTGCCCTATCCGAATTTACAGAAATGGCTGAGGGATTGGCTGGAACATCCAGTGTTCCTGCAGGCCATGATCAAGTTCCCGTCTTGGCAGGAAGGCGATGATGAGGTGGTGTTTCCACTGAAATAA
- a CDS encoding response regulator receiver domain: MIEPVNNFDDLCSNAVKAFLQTVVVIDNEASLASDASINTNTEPTAATQRRPSAPGKVKATEKAAVDPRTQRERNNNPAGHRLELNKVSQAFAGEGLTCGVYLPTETDPADDNQLLNATVRAILPTDACVLDWQLRKGNSRPATEAIKQVLNTDKAEGGRLRLILIYTAEKLEGASTTLAKALVSEGYEIKTDSPDTAPVIIGDHFRITFINKPTLGRNPSDDPAVVPWNLLPQRMIKEFTILARGLLRAFALESVAAVKRDIHRILAQFDEELDPVYAGDRATKPDPNDAGRLMVEVLQSELSLSIDACQAEQKVLGLESCMLWLHSRAGRLPQEKPVSAIKRTGELPKIKSINTETRKLFLTDGFRDVSSADGKHASVSCSFFDNEEKWKQYSSDYAVLTTIARHSGERAGRPPGESPSLQFGTIIGSHEQTLLCIQPACDTVRLRGETGFLFLKLIPEDSEFDLVLPGSGNGTRYQIPDGYKFKHLRELTTVHFKPLAEKDVILARNDDDGIYNFTDACGAQWKWRAQLREMTAVHLAQKALHTIGRIGSNEFEWLRTSAK, translated from the coding sequence ATGATTGAGCCTGTTAACAACTTTGACGACCTTTGTAGCAATGCGGTAAAGGCCTTTCTCCAAACTGTAGTAGTCATTGATAATGAAGCATCTCTCGCGTCTGACGCTTCCATTAATACGAATACGGAGCCGACTGCTGCAACGCAAAGGCGACCTTCTGCTCCCGGAAAAGTGAAAGCTACTGAAAAGGCGGCTGTTGATCCACGAACACAGCGGGAAAGAAATAATAACCCCGCAGGGCATAGGCTGGAACTTAACAAAGTTTCCCAAGCTTTTGCTGGAGAGGGATTGACCTGTGGCGTTTATTTGCCGACTGAAACTGATCCCGCTGATGACAATCAGCTACTAAATGCAACAGTTCGAGCCATTTTGCCAACGGATGCTTGCGTGCTTGATTGGCAACTGAGAAAAGGCAACAGTCGCCCCGCAACAGAGGCGATCAAGCAAGTTCTCAATACAGACAAGGCAGAGGGCGGACGGCTCCGCCTAATATTGATATATACTGCGGAAAAATTGGAGGGAGCCTCAACGACGCTAGCCAAGGCACTAGTGTCTGAAGGTTATGAGATAAAAACAGACTCGCCGGATACTGCCCCGGTCATTATCGGCGATCATTTCAGAATCACCTTCATTAATAAGCCAACGCTCGGTCGGAACCCATCTGATGATCCCGCTGTCGTTCCTTGGAACCTGTTGCCACAGAGAATGATCAAAGAATTTACTATCTTGGCAAGAGGGCTTTTACGCGCCTTTGCTTTAGAGTCCGTTGCGGCAGTTAAACGAGACATTCACAGGATCCTGGCACAGTTCGATGAGGAACTTGATCCCGTTTACGCGGGCGACAGAGCCACGAAGCCCGACCCGAATGATGCGGGACGCCTGATGGTGGAAGTCCTCCAATCAGAACTCTCTTTATCTATAGATGCCTGTCAAGCGGAGCAAAAGGTACTCGGCCTTGAGAGTTGTATGCTGTGGCTACACTCTAGAGCTGGCCGACTACCACAAGAGAAGCCAGTTTCCGCCATCAAAAGAACAGGAGAGCTTCCCAAGATTAAATCGATCAATACAGAGACTCGCAAGCTCTTCCTAACAGATGGTTTTCGAGATGTATCGAGTGCCGATGGAAAGCATGCTAGTGTTTCTTGCTCTTTTTTTGACAACGAAGAAAAATGGAAGCAATACAGTTCAGATTATGCCGTGCTCACGACGATTGCGCGCCATTCTGGTGAGCGAGCTGGGAGACCCCCGGGTGAGTCGCCGTCTCTTCAATTCGGCACTATAATTGGTAGCCATGAGCAGACACTACTCTGCATTCAGCCAGCTTGCGACACCGTGCGCCTTCGAGGCGAGACAGGCTTTCTGTTCTTAAAACTGATCCCTGAAGACAGCGAGTTTGACCTTGTTCTTCCAGGCTCCGGTAACGGTACTCGGTATCAGATTCCTGATGGCTATAAATTCAAACATTTGCGGGAACTCACAACCGTTCACTTCAAACCTTTAGCAGAGAAGGACGTCATCCTTGCCAGAAATGATGATGACGGCATTTACAATTTCACAGATGCTTGCGGTGCTCAGTGGAAATGGCGGGCACAACTGAGGGAGATGACGGCTGTACATCTTGCCCAGAAAGCACTCCACACAATCGGACGAATCGGGTCAAATGAATTCGAATGGCTAAGAACAAGCGCAAAATAA
- a CDS encoding DNA cytosine methyltransferase has protein sequence MAKNKRKITGESPIAADLFCGSGSVSAALASAGFRVAFAIDNDDSAKATYTKNHPSTLFFGQDIGDVDPLDAKGSLQGRPLSILAVCAPCQPFSSQNRKRNKADQRAPLVLEALRFAKALKPETIWVENVPGIVRSEAKQELREGLSKLGYSFSDPIRVSATDLGVPQRRFRSIFVASKSDFVLKRFESLRTTPSVITPPTVRMAFSGLKPVGLGEQCPIDPLHRARRHSPITIQRLRAIPKDGGSRAALPENLQLACHRNLQAKSFPDVYGRMAWDLPSPTLTTGCTDVTRGRFAHPEQDRAITLREAARLQTFPDSYSFEGTHTQIARLIGNAVPYEMARQIFLRLFSEEVPAQICGA, from the coding sequence ATGGCTAAGAACAAGCGCAAAATAACAGGCGAGTCTCCAATAGCTGCAGATCTTTTTTGCGGTTCCGGTTCAGTTTCCGCAGCCTTAGCTTCTGCTGGCTTTCGTGTTGCTTTCGCCATTGATAACGACGACTCCGCAAAAGCGACCTACACAAAAAACCATCCTTCGACGCTTTTTTTTGGTCAAGATATCGGGGATGTAGATCCACTAGACGCCAAGGGATCGCTCCAAGGGCGCCCACTATCCATACTTGCCGTATGCGCTCCATGTCAACCTTTCAGCTCTCAGAACCGAAAGCGCAATAAGGCCGACCAACGGGCCCCTCTCGTACTTGAAGCCTTGCGTTTTGCAAAAGCCCTAAAACCTGAGACGATATGGGTGGAAAATGTCCCTGGCATAGTCCGTTCCGAGGCGAAACAGGAGCTTAGAGAAGGACTATCGAAGCTGGGCTATAGTTTCAGTGACCCGATACGCGTGTCAGCAACTGATTTAGGTGTTCCCCAGCGACGTTTCAGATCTATTTTCGTCGCATCTAAGTCCGACTTCGTTTTGAAGAGATTCGAGTCGCTTAGAACAACTCCTTCTGTCATTACTCCACCCACAGTAAGAATGGCATTTAGTGGTCTAAAGCCCGTAGGACTCGGCGAGCAGTGCCCCATAGATCCTCTGCATAGAGCCCGGCGTCACTCCCCCATTACAATCCAAAGACTACGGGCCATCCCGAAAGATGGAGGTAGTCGCGCAGCTTTGCCAGAAAACCTGCAACTTGCCTGTCACCGCAATCTACAAGCCAAATCTTTTCCCGACGTTTACGGTAGGATGGCTTGGGATCTGCCTTCACCAACACTCACTACCGGATGTACTGACGTAACCCGGGGTCGTTTCGCTCATCCCGAACAAGATCGAGCTATTACACTCCGTGAGGCTGCACGCCTACAAACCTTTCCGGACTCATATAGTTTCGAAGGGACTCACACCCAGATAGCCCGCCTCATTGGCAATGCAGTACCTTACGAGATGGCTCGACAAATTTTTCTAAGGCTTTTTTCTGAGGAAGTTCCAGCTCAAATTTGCGGTGCATAA
- a CDS encoding DUF2956 domain-containing protein, translating to MAKTKKQPPSPQTQEEALAMAKATQRPRQSKEQTKMIAQGIEKGIDQYKKQQKAKAREKDKQRKKQEHQTAAEIAEQNPAESEIRYRTPWLPWALLLITWAGIGLYTLGLGLGG from the coding sequence ATGGCAAAAACCAAAAAGCAGCCACCGTCACCGCAAACCCAGGAGGAAGCCTTGGCCATGGCAAAGGCAACTCAGCGGCCCCGGCAAAGCAAAGAGCAGACAAAAATGATTGCGCAGGGTATCGAGAAGGGCATTGATCAGTATAAAAAACAGCAAAAAGCCAAAGCCCGGGAAAAAGACAAACAGCGCAAAAAACAAGAACACCAAACAGCGGCCGAAATCGCGGAACAAAATCCTGCAGAATCCGAGATCCGCTATCGGACCCCATGGCTACCTTGGGCGCTGCTACTGATCACCTGGGCTGGAATCGGTCTCTATACACTGGGCTTGGGCCTGGGGGGCTAA
- a CDS encoding type II toxin-antitoxin system ParD family antitoxin: MATRNIVLTEHQSEVVDHLIASGRYQNASEVLRAGLRMVEEAESSYVTKMNDLRDAIDAGQEDLKTGRTTAFAGDEFATYLSKRARR, from the coding sequence ATGGCAACGAGAAATATTGTACTCACAGAGCATCAGTCCGAAGTGGTTGACCACCTGATTGCCTCTGGCCGTTACCAGAATGCGAGCGAAGTACTGCGAGCCGGCCTGAGGATGGTCGAGGAAGCTGAGTCCAGCTACGTTACGAAGATGAATGATCTGAGAGATGCCATCGACGCGGGTCAGGAAGACCTGAAAACCGGCAGAACCACAGCATTTGCTGGCGACGAATTCGCGACTTACCTCTCTAAACGTGCGCGCAGATAA
- a CDS encoding type VI secretion system PAAR protein, whose protein sequence is MSKKVVLLGDVGTDHSGFPPTPVIAGSPDVLIDGKPVARVGDPLAPHSKPKHPPHPRAIAAGSGTVLINGIPAAVTGGAISCGGVTIGSGSVVIGDTYTPAQFSGISPAPVKPASKAKASYARSADGGATGSLSSPQSANSNGLARSDSSAVAGGPVVSGVSDQGSKDQTQETTVEPGFHVVQSPMSKTTLLAALYGDASAKPDSFDRLNPGLGGQVLPGEMIVLGDPEGMECTREEADLMEVAAQVNAKVRALGQDEAQFIVKYYDLLEAITSTGSAGLGAGAVMVGRQIGSIEKTLKNIERLHQESYRKHGHLNHPEFFEKRRALFKELDFSLGSVARQGMSLDDDAKLKRALGLSSKSIVHSWKTAGVGGIPGYATHYERLATGARYARNVGYLGITLDVSMSALKIKEACTADDEKECQVVAYREGGKLIGSSGFGAAGGALAAGCTMVAVTSAGIGGVACVVIVGGLGAAGGSYFGAGVGEATGEIVRKSIHE, encoded by the coding sequence ATGAGCAAGAAAGTTGTTTTATTAGGTGACGTGGGTACGGATCACTCCGGATTCCCACCAACCCCGGTGATCGCCGGCTCCCCCGATGTGTTGATCGATGGCAAACCTGTTGCCCGTGTTGGTGATCCCCTCGCACCACATTCCAAACCCAAGCATCCACCTCATCCCCGAGCTATAGCAGCTGGTTCTGGAACCGTTCTGATCAATGGTATTCCTGCCGCCGTGACGGGTGGGGCGATTTCCTGCGGTGGCGTCACCATTGGTAGTGGCAGCGTGGTTATTGGTGATACGTATACACCCGCCCAGTTTTCCGGTATTTCACCCGCCCCAGTAAAGCCCGCTTCGAAGGCGAAAGCATCTTATGCTCGTAGTGCTGATGGTGGAGCTACAGGCTCTTTATCGTCCCCACAGTCCGCAAACTCAAACGGGTTAGCCCGTAGTGATAGCAGTGCGGTTGCAGGTGGCCCGGTTGTGTCTGGTGTGTCTGATCAGGGTTCAAAGGATCAAACGCAGGAAACTACTGTGGAACCAGGCTTTCATGTGGTTCAGAGCCCAATGAGTAAGACCACTCTGTTAGCTGCGCTCTATGGTGACGCTTCTGCGAAGCCTGACAGCTTTGACCGTTTGAATCCGGGCCTTGGAGGTCAGGTGTTACCCGGTGAGATGATCGTGCTCGGTGATCCGGAAGGAATGGAGTGCACCCGGGAAGAAGCTGATTTGATGGAGGTGGCTGCGCAGGTGAATGCCAAGGTGCGGGCGCTGGGTCAGGACGAGGCACAGTTCATCGTAAAGTACTACGATCTGCTGGAGGCTATCACCTCGACAGGTTCTGCGGGGCTTGGGGCTGGGGCTGTCATGGTTGGGAGGCAGATTGGCAGCATTGAGAAGACGTTAAAGAACATCGAGCGGCTTCATCAAGAAAGCTACCGGAAGCATGGGCATCTCAACCATCCGGAGTTTTTCGAGAAGCGGCGGGCGCTTTTTAAAGAGCTGGATTTTTCTTTGGGAAGTGTGGCACGTCAAGGCATGTCTCTGGATGATGATGCAAAGTTGAAGCGGGCACTGGGGTTGTCGTCTAAGAGTATTGTGCATAGTTGGAAGACCGCCGGGGTGGGTGGCATACCAGGGTACGCTACGCACTACGAGAGGCTGGCAACGGGGGCCAGATATGCTCGAAATGTGGGCTATCTGGGAATCACCTTGGATGTGTCCATGTCTGCGCTAAAGATAAAAGAAGCATGCACTGCTGACGACGAGAAGGAGTGTCAGGTTGTGGCTTATAGGGAAGGTGGAAAACTGATTGGATCTTCTGGTTTTGGTGCAGCTGGCGGGGCTTTGGCCGCTGGCTGCACGATGGTTGCTGTGACCTCAGCGGGCATCGGTGGCGTTGCCTGCGTAGTTATCGTGGGAGGACTGGGAGCTGCAGGAGGTAGCTATTTCGGGGCCGGAGTTGGCGAGGCGACAGGTGAAATCGTGCGGAAATCGATACATGAATAG
- a CDS encoding ATP-binding protein, with protein sequence MANFAVRARAVDMLGRQQIAGVPTAIHELFKNAHDAYATRVEVDFIRELNRLVIRDDGLGMTEEDFRNRWLALGTESKFGSNAEALAKWTGPNNLPIRPLMGEKGIGRLAIATIAPVVLVLSRAVRLDGLHKLTGCLVCWPLFELPGLDISDIDVPLRTFSRFPETEDIASMVDDVKSNISSIVEDSQDRDRLVRLMDSCLFDPMETDIWLADVAKEIEESNLTLTDGHYGTHFHLFECDESLLVDVNGHDSLENGSAIKRILLGFGNTMSPEHDPPVKAEFRDHKPTGNYDELIGNDEFFTSKDLLLADHFIEGRFDEYGQFRGTIQIYRSDPIELTLSWPDAKGKPIACGPFDLRLGVIQGQVEETLIESEEYNRIESKMDRYGGLYVYRDGIRILPYGLPDFDWLGIEFRRTKSASDWFFSHRRMAGYVALNRYDNGSLNEKAGREGFRQNRAYLDLQAVLSHWFKQVAKDFFRKSGERSPIYREILEGKRLEAKRLRERKKRAIELKNQFREELNAQHDNIDDGKYENHVEDILSTALSQFEQASASAASRLSDQKMQTLSTETIKIEDSAVAQLESLSRRLQMPRPRNFSLSKPDTGSYESYLDWLQGFREYKLEPAVQRIRGSANRLREEIGVKVSRSERARSGIENEIRQIEGLVAKMVRSVQSESEAFKNTVNTHAWQLKERFTDEIQAVQSELQRQDLDSLTEDAATEVQRNIEVRLERTFVTTQGELNALLDQLKSANEDVQHESLPDETIAALEGRIGELEEQLTFYNDLAQAGSAVSILGHELENVVSGLRGSIRDIKPWADGTPELHVVYDRLRTYYDHLDSYIGLFSPLTRRVRRRRVEVSGASILSYVIELFSERFDRTEIELRATEAFNDWSITSFRSTLIAAVVNIVDNAIYWIGSDRNAEPWIELNAQGEGIVIRNGGPGIPRRAASTIFEFGMSNKPGGRGMGLAVSREALASIGLKLELLEEGTETRPAFVIFPDNGSELDD encoded by the coding sequence ATGGCTAATTTCGCAGTCAGAGCCCGCGCTGTCGACATGCTGGGACGCCAGCAAATCGCAGGCGTTCCCACTGCAATTCATGAGCTGTTCAAGAATGCCCACGACGCATACGCGACTCGCGTTGAGGTTGACTTTATTCGTGAACTAAATCGTCTGGTGATCAGAGACGATGGCCTGGGAATGACAGAGGAAGACTTTCGAAACCGCTGGCTTGCCCTCGGGACTGAAAGCAAGTTCGGCTCAAATGCGGAGGCCTTAGCGAAGTGGACTGGTCCCAACAATCTCCCCATTCGTCCACTAATGGGAGAGAAAGGTATTGGGCGCTTAGCGATTGCAACGATTGCTCCTGTGGTCTTGGTTCTTTCACGCGCAGTTCGTCTGGATGGCCTTCACAAGCTAACGGGCTGTCTAGTTTGCTGGCCCCTTTTCGAGCTGCCAGGATTGGATATCAGCGACATCGACGTTCCGCTACGTACTTTCAGTCGATTTCCTGAGACCGAAGATATTGCATCCATGGTCGATGACGTTAAGTCAAACATTAGCTCCATCGTGGAGGATTCCCAAGACCGTGACCGTTTGGTGCGCCTTATGGATTCGTGTTTATTCGATCCGATGGAAACGGATATTTGGCTCGCCGACGTCGCAAAAGAGATCGAGGAATCCAACCTGACACTGACTGATGGTCATTATGGCACGCATTTTCATCTTTTCGAATGTGATGAAAGCCTTTTAGTCGATGTAAACGGGCACGACAGTCTCGAAAATGGCTCGGCAATAAAACGCATTCTTCTGGGGTTCGGAAATACGATGTCTCCAGAACATGACCCACCAGTGAAAGCCGAATTTCGCGATCACAAACCGACGGGAAACTATGACGAGTTGATCGGAAACGATGAGTTTTTTACCAGTAAAGATTTACTTTTAGCTGATCACTTCATCGAAGGGCGTTTCGACGAGTATGGGCAGTTTCGCGGAACTATTCAGATATACAGAAGCGACCCAATAGAACTAACTCTGAGTTGGCCTGACGCCAAAGGCAAACCGATAGCTTGTGGACCTTTTGATCTTCGATTGGGCGTAATTCAGGGCCAGGTTGAAGAGACCCTCATAGAGTCAGAAGAATACAACCGAATCGAGTCGAAAATGGATCGGTATGGGGGGCTATATGTTTATCGCGATGGTATTCGCATCCTTCCCTACGGTTTGCCTGATTTTGACTGGCTGGGAATCGAGTTCAGGAGGACAAAGTCGGCATCCGATTGGTTCTTTTCCCACCGCCGTATGGCCGGCTACGTAGCTTTAAACCGATATGACAATGGCTCATTAAACGAAAAAGCTGGTCGTGAAGGGTTCAGGCAGAATCGCGCTTATCTCGATTTGCAGGCTGTGCTTTCTCATTGGTTCAAACAGGTTGCGAAAGATTTCTTTCGGAAATCTGGAGAACGTAGCCCGATTTATCGCGAGATACTTGAAGGTAAACGCCTCGAGGCTAAACGACTCCGGGAGCGTAAAAAGAGAGCCATAGAGTTGAAGAATCAGTTTCGGGAAGAGCTTAATGCCCAACATGACAACATCGATGATGGAAAGTACGAGAACCACGTTGAGGACATTCTATCCACTGCGTTATCTCAGTTTGAACAAGCGAGTGCCTCAGCTGCATCGAGACTCTCAGACCAAAAAATGCAAACGCTGAGCACTGAGACAATCAAGATTGAGGATAGTGCAGTTGCTCAACTTGAGAGCCTATCTCGTCGCCTACAAATGCCACGACCGAGGAATTTTAGTCTCTCGAAGCCAGATACTGGTTCATACGAAAGTTACTTAGACTGGCTTCAGGGGTTTCGTGAATACAAACTTGAACCGGCGGTCCAACGGATTCGTGGCAGCGCGAATCGGCTGCGTGAAGAAATCGGAGTAAAAGTTTCTCGGTCAGAGCGCGCTCGAAGCGGTATTGAGAATGAGATCAGGCAGATAGAGGGACTCGTAGCCAAAATGGTTAGATCAGTCCAATCAGAATCCGAGGCTTTCAAAAACACCGTCAACACTCATGCTTGGCAACTCAAAGAAAGATTCACTGACGAAATTCAAGCTGTTCAAAGTGAATTGCAACGGCAAGATTTAGACTCATTAACCGAGGATGCCGCAACTGAGGTGCAGCGGAATATAGAAGTTCGACTAGAACGTACTTTCGTGACCACGCAAGGAGAGCTCAACGCACTTCTCGATCAGCTCAAGTCTGCTAATGAAGATGTGCAGCATGAGAGCTTACCAGACGAGACTATCGCTGCTCTTGAGGGTCGGATTGGAGAGCTGGAAGAGCAACTCACTTTTTACAATGATCTAGCTCAAGCAGGCAGCGCCGTATCAATCTTGGGGCATGAATTGGAGAATGTGGTCTCGGGTCTCCGCGGTTCTATAAGAGATATCAAACCCTGGGCTGATGGAACACCTGAGTTGCACGTAGTCTATGATCGACTCAGAACTTATTATGATCACCTAGACAGCTATATTGGACTTTTTTCTCCTTTGACTCGCCGAGTGAGGCGGCGTCGTGTAGAGGTCAGCGGGGCATCAATACTTTCCTATGTAATAGAACTGTTTAGTGAGCGTTTCGACAGAACCGAGATAGAGCTTAGAGCTACCGAGGCTTTCAACGATTGGTCAATAACGAGTTTTCGCTCCACGCTTATCGCTGCTGTCGTGAATATAGTCGACAACGCAATTTATTGGATTGGCTCGGACAGGAATGCAGAGCCCTGGATTGAGTTAAACGCCCAAGGCGAGGGAATTGTCATTCGCAACGGGGGACCAGGCATACCCCGTCGCGCGGCAAGTACGATATTCGAATTCGGTATGTCTAATAAGCCAGGCGGAAGAGGGATGGGATTAGCTGTGTCCCGAGAAGCACTCGCCTCTATCGGTTTAAAGTTAGAGTTACTTGAAGAGGGAACCGAAACACGCCCTGCTTTCGTTATATTTCCAGACAATGGTAGCGAGCTAGATGATTGA
- a CDS encoding type II toxin-antitoxin system ParD family antitoxin, translated as MATRNIVLTDHQSQVVDYLVASGRYQNASEVLRAGLRMVEEAESAYTTKVNELRAAVAEEDVKDVKNGKTRHFTADEFATYLSERAKEITGTKRNT; from the coding sequence ATGGCAACGAGAAACATCGTACTCACTGACCATCAGTCACAAGTCGTCGATTATCTGGTAGCTTCTGGCCGCTACCAGAACGCAAGTGAAGTTCTGCGAGCCGGGCTCAGGATGGTGGAAGAAGCCGAGTCTGCCTACACCACCAAGGTGAATGAACTCAGAGCCGCCGTCGCCGAGGAAGACGTGAAAGACGTGAAAAACGGGAAGACCAGACATTTCACAGCGGACGAGTTCGCGACTTACCTCTCCGAACGCGCTAAAGAAATCACTGGAACGAAACGGAACACCTGA
- a CDS encoding MFS transporter — translation MPSPKQHRLFPLLIFLGAAFTFSVTMIGTTMPTPLYPIYQDSFGFSDLMITIIFATYAFGVIAALVLTGRWSDQIGRRPLLFAGLACSIISDLVFWQADGLAMILTGRVLSGLSAGIFTGTATVAVIELAPPHWREKATFFATAANMGGLGLGPMLAGALSQYLPWPLHLTFLVHIAMAMLAACCIWAAPETVSKPARPKLSVQRLNVPAEVRGVFIPAAIAGFAGFAMCGFFTSIAPAMMGKVLGYDNRFLIGVVAGSIFIASTLGQFLQGRLPLRLRLPLGCASLMLGVIPIALGTYTQSLALFIAGAVIAGMGQGISFRAGMGAIAAASPVREKAAVTSAFFVVAYIAISVPVIGLGLMASVTSLRTTGITFAAVMGSLAALALVLLVRRERARGK, via the coding sequence ATGCCCTCACCCAAGCAACACCGCTTGTTTCCGCTGCTTATTTTCCTGGGCGCAGCCTTCACCTTCAGTGTCACGATGATCGGCACCACCATGCCGACGCCTCTTTACCCGATCTACCAGGACAGTTTCGGGTTTTCCGACCTGATGATCACCATCATCTTTGCCACCTATGCCTTTGGTGTGATCGCCGCACTGGTGCTGACCGGGCGCTGGTCTGATCAGATAGGCCGCCGGCCTTTGCTGTTTGCGGGCCTGGCCTGCTCCATCATCAGTGACCTGGTGTTCTGGCAGGCCGATGGCCTGGCGATGATCCTGACCGGCCGGGTGCTGTCGGGGCTGTCCGCAGGGATCTTTACCGGTACGGCCACGGTGGCCGTCATTGAACTTGCCCCGCCCCACTGGCGGGAGAAAGCCACTTTTTTTGCCACGGCGGCGAACATGGGCGGGCTGGGCCTGGGGCCGATGTTAGCGGGCGCTCTTTCCCAGTACCTACCCTGGCCACTGCACCTGACCTTTCTGGTGCACATAGCCATGGCTATGCTGGCCGCGTGCTGCATCTGGGCAGCGCCTGAGACCGTCTCGAAACCCGCTCGCCCCAAACTGTCCGTCCAGCGCCTGAACGTGCCAGCGGAAGTCCGCGGTGTGTTTATTCCCGCCGCCATCGCCGGTTTCGCAGGCTTCGCCATGTGCGGCTTCTTCACATCCATCGCCCCGGCGATGATGGGCAAGGTCTTGGGCTACGACAATCGGTTTTTGATCGGCGTTGTGGCCGGAAGCATCTTCATCGCCTCAACCCTGGGTCAGTTCCTGCAGGGCAGACTGCCGCTCAGGCTGCGCCTACCTCTGGGCTGCGCTTCCCTGATGCTCGGCGTGATTCCGATAGCGCTCGGCACCTACACCCAGTCCCTCGCGCTGTTCATCGCCGGCGCTGTGATTGCCGGTATGGGCCAGGGCATATCATTCCGCGCCGGCATGGGCGCCATCGCCGCGGCCAGCCCTGTGCGGGAGAAGGCAGCGGTGACGTCCGCGTTCTTTGTCGTGGCCTATATCGCTATCTCGGTACCGGTGATCGGCCTGGGGTTGATGGCGAGCGTGACCAGCCTGAGGACGACCGGGATCACTTTCGCCGCCGTGATGGGGTCACTGGCGGCGCTGGCTTTGGTGTTGCTGGTTCGGAGGGAACGGGCAAGGGGGAAATAG